In a single window of the Nitrospira sp. MA-1 genome:
- the acpP gene encoding acyl carrier protein, producing the protein MAVEERVKKIIVEQLGVEEDDVVPEAKFVEDLGADSLDTVELVMALEEEFEIEIPDEDAEKIQTVSAAIEFIKEKV; encoded by the coding sequence ATGGCAGTTGAAGAGCGTGTTAAAAAAATTATTGTGGAACAATTAGGTGTGGAGGAAGATGATGTGGTCCCTGAGGCCAAGTTTGTGGAAGATCTTGGAGCCGATTCCCTGGATACGGTGGAATTGGTGATGGCTTTAGAGGAAGAGTTTGAAATCGAAATTCCGGATGAAGATGCAGAAAAAATTCAAACGGTCTCGGCAGCCATTGAATTTATTAAGGAAAAAGTCTGA
- a CDS encoding class I SAM-dependent methyltransferase: MPGMFKSPNKAEDNILSDLGPLYHNYSFFGVNNVQLPGIYELNQQAKAPIIIAYIAYAIAKSKKHALDRVSLSELFCADGFYAMVASRLGCNRSIGIDNDRDKHFEHANVIAERLNLHGVEFEKEEITPNSKFISTDVVVNVGGLYHVDAPDKILDLSYGMANKYLIVQSVVSLKTESEDYFEAPAPGWTWGNRYSRKSFDKMIKKICPKIIDQHFNELEGNNRLEDRGSVYYLIEK; the protein is encoded by the coding sequence ATGCCTGGAATGTTCAAGTCCCCCAATAAAGCCGAGGATAATATTCTTTCTGATTTGGGCCCGCTATATCATAATTATTCGTTCTTTGGGGTAAATAATGTTCAGTTGCCAGGTATCTACGAATTAAATCAACAAGCAAAAGCACCGATTATCATCGCCTATATTGCTTATGCTATTGCTAAATCTAAAAAACATGCCTTAGACCGCGTATCTTTATCAGAGCTGTTTTGCGCGGATGGTTTTTACGCTATGGTTGCCTCCAGGCTGGGCTGTAATAGAAGCATTGGCATCGATAACGATAGGGATAAGCATTTTGAACATGCTAATGTGATAGCCGAACGACTGAATCTTCATGGCGTAGAATTTGAGAAAGAAGAGATCACGCCAAATTCAAAATTCATTTCAACAGATGTCGTGGTAAATGTGGGAGGTCTTTATCATGTCGATGCCCCCGATAAAATATTGGACCTATCATACGGGATGGCAAATAAATACCTAATAGTTCAGAGTGTTGTTTCTTTAAAAACAGAGAGTGAAGATTATTTTGAAGCTCCGGCCCCAGGTTGGACATGGGGAAACAGATATAGTCGAAAATCGTTTGATAAAATGATCAAGAAAATCTGCCCAAAAATCATCGACCAGCATTTCAATGAGCTTGAAGGCAATAATAGACTTGAAGACAGAGGAAGTGTGTATTATTTGATTGAAAAATAG
- the panB gene encoding 3-methyl-2-oxobutanoate hydroxymethyltransferase, with amino-acid sequence MTIPEFVQQKKQGKKLTVVTAYDALFTRVVEQAGLDVILVGDSLGMVVQGKPNTLSVTMEDMLYHTRLVAQAAQRALVIGDMPFMSYQASVEDAVRNAGRFLQAGAAAVKLEGGAPVVDRVEAMTRFGIPVMGHLGMTPQSVNQSGGYSVKGKAQEEAETIVSDAKALEAAGAFAVVLECMPIGLAQSITEALSIPTIGIGAGQGCDGQVLVLYDLLGLFDDFVPKFVKPYAHLKADALQALRRYKEEVECGKFPTDAESYH; translated from the coding sequence ATGACGATTCCCGAATTTGTCCAACAGAAGAAACAGGGTAAAAAGCTCACGGTCGTCACGGCCTACGATGCGCTGTTTACCCGGGTTGTGGAGCAAGCCGGGCTTGACGTCATTCTGGTTGGAGATTCCCTTGGCATGGTCGTGCAAGGCAAGCCCAACACCTTATCAGTGACCATGGAAGACATGCTCTATCACACGCGGCTGGTGGCTCAGGCTGCCCAACGGGCGCTGGTGATTGGGGACATGCCGTTTATGTCCTACCAGGCCAGCGTGGAAGATGCCGTGCGGAATGCGGGGCGTTTTCTGCAAGCGGGGGCGGCTGCTGTGAAACTTGAGGGTGGTGCGCCAGTGGTCGATCGGGTGGAGGCCATGACCCGGTTTGGTATTCCCGTCATGGGTCACCTGGGCATGACCCCACAATCGGTCAATCAATCTGGCGGATATTCAGTTAAGGGCAAGGCGCAGGAAGAAGCGGAAACGATTGTGAGCGATGCCAAGGCCCTTGAGGCTGCGGGGGCATTTGCGGTGGTGTTGGAATGCATGCCAATCGGGCTGGCGCAAAGTATTACCGAAGCCCTTTCTATTCCGACCATTGGCATTGGCGCCGGGCAGGGATGTGATGGACAGGTGCTGGTGCTCTACGACCTGTTGGGCCTCTTCGATGACTTCGTCCCCAAATTTGTCAAACCGTATGCCCATCTGAAGGCGGACGCCCTACAGGCGCTCCGGCGCTATAAAGAAGAAGTTGAATGCGGAAAATTCCCCACCGACGCTGAAAGTTATCATTAA
- a CDS encoding peptidylprolyl isomerase, whose protein sequence is MMVIGLSTIVTAGGSLVPTGAAAEEPSNADTKAPHVLIKTKFGEMEAVLFPDLAPKHVESFLKLVKSGFYNGTIFHRIIPGFMVQGGDPLTKDPANRSRFGTGGPGYTVPAEFNRVAHEKGILSAARTADPNSAGSQFFLMVDKAPHLDGQYTVFGEVVKGLEVLDTIVGQPRDLKDNPLERIEMTIDVMP, encoded by the coding sequence ATGATGGTGATCGGACTGTCCACCATTGTCACCGCAGGTGGTTCTCTTGTCCCAACCGGGGCGGCTGCGGAAGAACCATCGAATGCTGATACCAAGGCACCTCACGTATTGATCAAAACGAAATTTGGTGAAATGGAAGCCGTGTTATTTCCCGACTTAGCACCCAAGCATGTGGAAAGCTTTCTCAAATTAGTCAAGTCAGGGTTTTATAACGGAACCATTTTCCATCGGATCATTCCTGGATTTATGGTTCAAGGGGGGGATCCTTTGACCAAAGATCCAGCCAACCGCAGCCGGTTTGGAACCGGTGGACCGGGCTATACGGTTCCAGCAGAATTTAACCGGGTTGCTCACGAAAAGGGTATTCTCTCCGCGGCGCGCACGGCAGACCCCAATAGTGCGGGATCCCAGTTTTTCCTCATGGTGGATAAGGCCCCCCATCTGGATGGCCAGTACACCGTGTTTGGTGAAGTGGTAAAAGGCCTTGAAGTGCTTGATACAATTGTGGGCCAGCCCCGCGACTTGAAGGATAATCCACTAGAGCGGATTGAAATGACGATAGATGTGATGCCGTAA
- the rnc gene encoding ribonuclease III, with the protein MAALAFEDLQESLEYVFKQQALLCEALTHRSYSQTQPQAVSPHNERLEFLGDAVLGLIVSESLAAMFPSGTEGELSKIKARLISRSTLSKAASRLRLGQWLRLGRGEEASKGREKISLLANVLEAIIGAVYLDGGLEPARAFIQKVLTTEFSSLENSPVSSAGWDGKSRLQEWTHKQFGVSPQYRLVQESGPDHQKVFAVTVEIQGKIMGQGEGRTKKEAEQCAAAKALAQSEIHVSGELGHPIKKFNRLAMEEEL; encoded by the coding sequence GTGGCTGCTCTTGCATTTGAAGACCTTCAAGAATCCTTGGAGTATGTCTTTAAGCAGCAGGCTTTGCTGTGTGAGGCTCTCACCCACCGTTCATACTCTCAAACTCAACCCCAGGCGGTGAGCCCCCACAATGAACGATTAGAATTTTTAGGGGATGCGGTGCTGGGATTGATTGTGAGTGAAAGTCTTGCCGCGATGTTCCCAAGTGGCACAGAAGGCGAACTCTCCAAGATTAAAGCGAGATTGATTAGCCGATCTACTCTCTCGAAAGCGGCGAGTCGTCTCCGGTTGGGACAGTGGTTACGATTGGGTCGGGGGGAGGAAGCCTCAAAGGGTCGAGAAAAAATATCGCTATTAGCCAATGTCCTTGAAGCGATCATTGGGGCGGTGTATCTTGATGGAGGGTTGGAGCCTGCAAGAGCATTTATTCAAAAAGTTTTGACCACGGAATTTTCTTCCTTAGAGAACAGTCCTGTGTCATCAGCCGGGTGGGATGGGAAAAGCCGTCTGCAAGAATGGACGCATAAACAATTTGGGGTAAGTCCGCAGTATCGACTTGTTCAGGAATCAGGTCCTGACCATCAGAAGGTCTTTGCTGTCACGGTGGAAATTCAAGGGAAAATTATGGGACAGGGAGAAGGACGGACAAAAAAAGAAGCCGAACAATGTGCGGCAGCGAAAGCGCTCGCCCAGTCTGAGATTCATGTTTCAGGCGAGCTTGGTCATCCAATCAAGAAATTCAACAGATTAGCCATGGAGGAGGAATTATGA
- the fabD gene encoding ACP S-malonyltransferase: MPVFGFLFPGQGSQSIGMGKPLFDSSPSVQALYKEAADILGYDVGGLCFEGPSEQLNQTEYTQPALLVTSLAAFQLVREGPLLPAAVAGHSLGEYTALVAAGALEFREAVNLVQKRGRYMAEAVAPGSGLVAAILGLSEKDVRSVCQEAESVGVVAPANFNSPGQTVIAGEKAAVEHAAELAKARGAKRVMPLPVSVPVHTPLMQVAADRLKKDIDSLKWSDLNVPLVNNVEAKALVSAGEVRESLVRQLPSPVRWQETIQVMALMGITHFVEIGPGKVLTGLVKRIVPEATTWNVMDQESYAHVLSHCS, from the coding sequence ATGCCAGTTTTTGGTTTTTTGTTTCCTGGACAAGGCTCGCAGTCAATTGGCATGGGCAAGCCTCTTTTTGATAGTAGCCCTTCGGTTCAGGCCCTCTACAAGGAAGCCGCCGATATCTTGGGATATGATGTCGGTGGATTGTGTTTTGAGGGACCGTCGGAGCAACTCAATCAAACTGAATATACGCAGCCGGCATTGCTGGTGACGAGTCTCGCTGCGTTTCAACTGGTCCGTGAAGGTCCCCTTCTTCCCGCTGCAGTTGCCGGTCATAGCTTGGGCGAATATACCGCATTAGTGGCGGCAGGCGCGCTGGAATTTCGAGAAGCGGTTAATTTGGTGCAGAAGCGCGGACGTTATATGGCGGAAGCTGTGGCTCCTGGAAGCGGGTTAGTTGCCGCGATCTTAGGCCTGTCAGAAAAGGACGTCCGAAGCGTCTGTCAAGAAGCAGAATCTGTGGGTGTTGTGGCTCCGGCCAATTTCAATTCTCCAGGCCAAACGGTTATTGCCGGAGAAAAAGCGGCAGTGGAACATGCTGCAGAATTGGCTAAAGCACGTGGAGCGAAGCGGGTGATGCCACTTCCGGTCAGCGTTCCGGTTCATACCCCATTGATGCAGGTGGCTGCTGACAGATTGAAAAAAGATATTGATTCTTTAAAGTGGTCTGATTTAAATGTACCGTTGGTGAATAATGTGGAAGCCAAAGCCCTGGTATCAGCGGGAGAGGTTCGTGAGTCCCTTGTTCGACAATTACCTTCCCCCGTACGGTGGCAGGAAACCATTCAGGTCATGGCCCTGATGGGCATCACGCATTTCGTGGAAATCGGTCCAGGGAAAGTCTTGACGGGTCTAGTCAAGCGCATTGTTCCAGAGGCTACCACGTGGAATGTAATGGATCAGGAATCCTACGCTCACGTTCTGTCGCACTGTTCGTAA
- the fabG gene encoding 3-oxoacyl-[acyl-carrier-protein] reductase, translating into MLTEKIAVVTGGAQGIGQAIATTLAREGADVVVADLDAERCQETVDLVQQSGRKALAVSVNVGEWEQAKGMMDRVLKEWGRVDILVNNAGITRDGLLMRMKEEDWHAVLQVNLTGTFFCAKAVLPSMSKQRSGRIVNIASIVGAIGNMGQANYAASKAGVIGLTKTIAREYASRNITVNAVAPGFIDTAMTQHLSPEIKEGLLNQIPLKRLGQPSDVADAVCFLSSEKAGYISGHVLHVNGGMHMAS; encoded by the coding sequence TTGTTGACGGAAAAAATTGCTGTGGTAACGGGTGGTGCCCAAGGAATCGGGCAGGCGATTGCGACAACATTGGCCAGAGAAGGGGCTGATGTCGTGGTTGCCGATCTTGATGCTGAACGTTGTCAAGAAACCGTGGATCTTGTCCAACAATCCGGTCGTAAAGCGTTGGCGGTTTCGGTCAATGTTGGCGAATGGGAGCAGGCTAAGGGAATGATGGATCGCGTCCTCAAAGAATGGGGGCGAGTGGATATCCTGGTGAATAACGCAGGCATTACGCGAGATGGTTTGTTAATGCGGATGAAAGAAGAGGATTGGCATGCTGTCCTGCAGGTCAATTTGACCGGCACATTTTTCTGTGCAAAGGCCGTTCTGCCTTCCATGAGCAAGCAACGAAGTGGTCGAATAGTCAATATTGCTTCCATTGTCGGAGCGATAGGGAACATGGGCCAGGCCAACTATGCAGCGTCCAAAGCGGGAGTGATTGGTCTCACCAAAACAATTGCCCGGGAGTATGCCAGTCGGAATATTACCGTCAATGCCGTGGCACCGGGCTTTATTGATACCGCTATGACCCAACATCTTTCGCCAGAAATTAAAGAGGGGTTACTGAATCAAATTCCATTAAAGCGGTTAGGGCAACCTTCGGATGTTGCCGATGCGGTGTGCTTTCTGAGTTCAGAGAAGGCCGGGTATATTAGCGGTCATGTGTTACATGTGAATGGCGGGATGCATATGGCGTCCTAA
- the fabF gene encoding beta-ketoacyl-ACP synthase II, translating to MSEWTPRRVVVTGLGLVTPLDIGVSNTWEKLCKGQSGIGPITRFDASQYSVQIAGEVKNFDPSTFIEKKEIKKMDTFIHFAIAASQEAVDDAKLVVNPDEADRVGVYIGAGIGGLPAIEHYHKVLLERGPDRVSPFFIPMVIINLASGQVAIRFGAKGPNACTVTACATGNHCIGDGFRLIQRGEADVMLVGGAESTICPTAVAGFAAAKALSRRNEEPKRASRPFDKDRDGFVIGEGAGVLILEELEHAKSRGARIYAEVIGYAMNSDAFHITAPPDDGAGAVTCMERAIQDAGIAKESVGYINAHATSTFADRIETQVIKKVFGDLAYSIPVGSTKSMTGHLLGAAGGIEAVFSIMAMHQGVIPPTINLETPDPECDLDYIPTHARSCTVDVAISNAFGFGGVNACLVFRRWKGE from the coding sequence ATGAGTGAATGGACGCCACGACGAGTGGTTGTGACAGGATTGGGATTGGTCACCCCGTTGGATATTGGTGTATCCAATACATGGGAGAAACTATGTAAAGGCCAATCCGGGATCGGGCCGATTACCCGATTTGATGCAAGCCAGTATTCCGTGCAGATTGCGGGGGAGGTCAAGAACTTTGATCCCTCGACGTTCATTGAGAAAAAAGAAATTAAAAAGATGGATACCTTTATCCATTTTGCCATTGCAGCCAGTCAGGAGGCAGTGGATGATGCCAAGCTTGTCGTAAATCCGGATGAGGCGGATCGTGTGGGGGTCTATATTGGAGCAGGTATCGGGGGTCTTCCGGCCATTGAGCATTATCATAAGGTGTTGCTGGAGCGCGGTCCGGACCGGGTTTCGCCATTTTTTATCCCGATGGTCATTATTAATTTGGCCTCAGGGCAGGTAGCGATTCGTTTTGGTGCCAAGGGTCCGAATGCCTGTACGGTCACGGCCTGTGCCACAGGGAATCATTGTATCGGAGATGGATTTCGACTGATTCAGCGGGGAGAGGCCGATGTCATGCTGGTTGGAGGAGCGGAATCAACCATTTGCCCGACAGCGGTCGCTGGGTTTGCCGCGGCAAAGGCGTTGTCCAGGAGAAATGAAGAACCGAAACGGGCTAGTCGGCCTTTTGATAAAGACCGTGACGGATTTGTCATTGGCGAAGGTGCCGGTGTCTTAATCTTAGAGGAATTGGAGCACGCCAAATCTCGTGGTGCGCGTATCTATGCCGAAGTGATCGGCTATGCCATGAATAGCGATGCCTTTCATATAACCGCTCCACCAGACGATGGTGCGGGTGCGGTGACTTGTATGGAGCGTGCGATTCAGGATGCGGGGATCGCGAAAGAATCTGTGGGATATATTAATGCCCATGCCACATCCACCTTTGCCGATCGGATTGAAACGCAGGTCATCAAAAAAGTCTTTGGGGATCTGGCCTATTCCATTCCTGTAGGTTCTACCAAGTCCATGACCGGCCACCTATTGGGAGCTGCCGGAGGAATTGAAGCGGTTTTTTCTATCATGGCCATGCACCAGGGCGTCATTCCTCCAACCATCAATTTGGAGACGCCAGACCCCGAATGTGACTTGGATTATATTCCGACTCATGCCAGATCCTGTACTGTTGATGTCGCCATTTCTAATGCATTTGGATTTGGTGGTGTCAATGCCTGTTTGGTCTTCCGGCGTTGGAAAGGCGAATAG
- the folD gene encoding bifunctional methylenetetrahydrofolate dehydrogenase/methenyltetrahydrofolate cyclohydrolase FolD, producing MPAQIIDGKALAQAIREGIAEDVRLFEKDTGIKPGLAAVLVGDDPASAVYVRNKRIACEKAGLYPQEHLLPASTPQESLLKLVHQLNADPQIHGILVQLPLPSGMDSQAILHAVSPEKDVDGFHPVNVGRLVTGDPGFIPCTPKGVIQMIDSTGQDIAGKRVVVIGRSNIVGKPVAMLLLHRHATVTICHSRTKDLPGVVREADIVIAAIGKPLFVTPDMVKEGAIVIDVGINRLADGKLVGDVDFGRVKERAGWITPVPGGVGPMTIAMLLQNTVESAKRVAGK from the coding sequence GTGCCAGCACAGATCATTGATGGCAAAGCATTAGCCCAGGCGATTCGAGAGGGCATTGCTGAAGACGTTCGCCTTTTCGAAAAAGATACCGGAATCAAGCCCGGATTAGCCGCAGTATTGGTAGGAGATGATCCGGCATCGGCCGTCTATGTGCGGAACAAGAGAATTGCCTGTGAAAAGGCCGGACTCTATCCTCAGGAACATCTTTTGCCGGCATCGACCCCCCAAGAATCATTATTGAAGCTGGTTCATCAGCTCAATGCCGATCCCCAGATCCATGGCATTCTGGTCCAGCTTCCCCTTCCTTCGGGCATGGACAGTCAAGCGATTTTGCACGCCGTCTCTCCGGAGAAGGATGTGGATGGATTTCATCCGGTCAATGTCGGGCGTTTAGTGACCGGCGACCCAGGGTTTATCCCCTGTACCCCAAAAGGGGTCATTCAGATGATCGATTCGACCGGACAGGATATTGCCGGGAAACGTGTCGTGGTTATTGGCCGGAGTAATATTGTGGGAAAACCGGTGGCTATGTTGCTCTTGCACCGACATGCCACTGTCACCATCTGTCATTCCCGGACCAAAGATCTCCCCGGGGTGGTTCGGGAAGCGGACATCGTGATTGCGGCCATCGGGAAACCGCTTTTCGTCACCCCAGACATGGTGAAAGAGGGGGCGATCGTCATTGATGTGGGGATCAATCGATTAGCCGATGGAAAATTAGTCGGGGATGTGGATTTTGGTCGGGTGAAGGAGCGAGCCGGATGGATTACACCCGTTCCCGGTGGCGTTGGCCCGATGACGATCGCTATGCTGCTTCAGAACACGGTGGAATCCGCGAAGCGGGTTGCTGGCAAATAA